The Sylvia atricapilla isolate bSylAtr1 chromosome 3, bSylAtr1.pri, whole genome shotgun sequence genome has a window encoding:
- the HLX gene encoding H2.0-like homeobox protein isoform X1 has protein sequence MYTAGLAPFYASNFSLWSAAYCSASGPAAGGCFPLDAAAAKKPSFCIADILHAGGEAAAGAADSLPGGPGSGMPAALGAVHHGGPFHAAASPLRPTPVVAPDAPAAAFPPRLSPLSAAYHSQHHRPPQHRSPAAAASGGGAPAPARLPGGHTHGSAPAPASKDLKFGIDRILSAEFDPKVKEGNTLRDLTSLLTTSRQTGVHLPNLQPSAGQFFASLDPINEASAILGPLNTNPRSSVQHQFQDTFPGPYAVLTKDTLPQTYKRKRSWSRAVFSNLQRKGLEKRFEIQKYVTKPDRKQLAAMLGLTDAQVKVWFQNRRMKWRHSKEAQAQKDKEPPPEPEQAAQRAGAPPAAPGESERSPSRSDGDSDSSDAESLDMAPSDTERTEGAERSLPAAGLGKSSGSTGPPSPPPPAAASPEPRSGL, from the exons ATGTACACGGCCGGGCTGGCTCCTTTCTACGCCTCCAACTTCAGCTTGTGGTCAGCGGCGTATTGCTCTGCATCGGGGCCGGCGGCCGGCGGCTGCTTCCCGCTGGACGCCGCGGCGGCGAAGAAGCCGTCCTTCTGCATCGCCGACATCCTCCACGCCGGCGGCGAGGCGGCCGCAGGAGCCGCCGACAGCCTGCCCGGAGGGCCCGGCAGCGGGATGCCGGCCGCGCTGGGAGCCGTGCACCACGGCGGTCCCTTCCACGCCGCGGCCTCGCCGCTCCGGCCCACGCCCGTCGTGGCCCCCGacgcccccgccgccgccttcCCGCCGCGCCTCTCGCCGCTCTCCGCCGCCTACCACTCCCAGCACCACCGCCCCCCGCAGCACCGGtcccccgcggcggcggcgagcGGCGGAGgcgccccggcccccgcccggcTGCCCGGCGGCCACACGCACGGCTCGGCGCCGGCGCCCGCCAGCAAGGACCTGAAATTCGGCATCGACCGCATTTTGTCGGCGGAGTTCGACCCCAAAGTCAAGGAAGGCAACACGCTGAGAG ATCTGACCTCCTTATTAACTACGAGCCGCCAAACTGGGGTTCATCTCCCCAACTTGCAGCCTTCCGCCGGCCAGTTCTTCGCGTCTCTAGACCCCATTAACGAGGCCTCTGCTATCCTGGGTCCCTTAAACACAAACCCAAGGAGCTCAGTGCAGCACCAGTTTCAAGACACTTTTCCAG gtCCGTACGCGGTTCTAACCAAGGACACGCTGCCCCAGACGTACAAGAGGAAACGCTCCTGGTCCAGGGCTGTTTTTTCCAACCTGCAGAGGAAAGGTTTAGAAAAACGGTTTGAAATCCAGAAGTATGTCACCAAACCGGACAGGAAGCAACTGGCGGCGATGCTGGGGCTGACAGATGCTCAA GTGAAGGTGTGGTTCCAGAACCGGCGGATGAAGTGGCGGCACTCCAAGGAAGCGCAGGCCCAGAAGGACAAGGAGCCGCCGCCGGAGCCGGAGCAGGCGGCCCAGCGAGCCGGCGcaccgcccgccgcccccggggaGTCCGAGCGCAGCCCCAGCCGCTCCGACGGCGACAGCGACAGCAGCGACGCCGAGTCTCTCGACATGGCCCCCAGCGACACGGAACGGACTGAGGGCGCCGAGCGGAGCCTGCCCGCCGCCGGGCTGGGCAAGTCCTCGGGCAGCACCGGCCCgccctccccgccgccgcccgccgccgccagccccgAGCCGCGGAGCGGCCTATAG
- the HLX gene encoding H2.0-like homeobox protein isoform X2, whose amino-acid sequence MYTAGLAPFYASNFSLWSAAYCSASGPAAGGCFPLDAAAAKKPSFCIADILHAGGEAAAGAADSLPGGPGSGMPAALGAVHHGGPFHAAASPLRPTPVVAPDAPAAAFPPRLSPLSAAYHSQHHRPPQHRSPAAAASGGGAPAPARLPGGHTHGSAPAPASKDLKFGIDRILSAEFDPKVKEGNTLRGPYAVLTKDTLPQTYKRKRSWSRAVFSNLQRKGLEKRFEIQKYVTKPDRKQLAAMLGLTDAQVKVWFQNRRMKWRHSKEAQAQKDKEPPPEPEQAAQRAGAPPAAPGESERSPSRSDGDSDSSDAESLDMAPSDTERTEGAERSLPAAGLGKSSGSTGPPSPPPPAAASPEPRSGL is encoded by the exons ATGTACACGGCCGGGCTGGCTCCTTTCTACGCCTCCAACTTCAGCTTGTGGTCAGCGGCGTATTGCTCTGCATCGGGGCCGGCGGCCGGCGGCTGCTTCCCGCTGGACGCCGCGGCGGCGAAGAAGCCGTCCTTCTGCATCGCCGACATCCTCCACGCCGGCGGCGAGGCGGCCGCAGGAGCCGCCGACAGCCTGCCCGGAGGGCCCGGCAGCGGGATGCCGGCCGCGCTGGGAGCCGTGCACCACGGCGGTCCCTTCCACGCCGCGGCCTCGCCGCTCCGGCCCACGCCCGTCGTGGCCCCCGacgcccccgccgccgccttcCCGCCGCGCCTCTCGCCGCTCTCCGCCGCCTACCACTCCCAGCACCACCGCCCCCCGCAGCACCGGtcccccgcggcggcggcgagcGGCGGAGgcgccccggcccccgcccggcTGCCCGGCGGCCACACGCACGGCTCGGCGCCGGCGCCCGCCAGCAAGGACCTGAAATTCGGCATCGACCGCATTTTGTCGGCGGAGTTCGACCCCAAAGTCAAGGAAGGCAACACGCTGAGAG gtCCGTACGCGGTTCTAACCAAGGACACGCTGCCCCAGACGTACAAGAGGAAACGCTCCTGGTCCAGGGCTGTTTTTTCCAACCTGCAGAGGAAAGGTTTAGAAAAACGGTTTGAAATCCAGAAGTATGTCACCAAACCGGACAGGAAGCAACTGGCGGCGATGCTGGGGCTGACAGATGCTCAA GTGAAGGTGTGGTTCCAGAACCGGCGGATGAAGTGGCGGCACTCCAAGGAAGCGCAGGCCCAGAAGGACAAGGAGCCGCCGCCGGAGCCGGAGCAGGCGGCCCAGCGAGCCGGCGcaccgcccgccgcccccggggaGTCCGAGCGCAGCCCCAGCCGCTCCGACGGCGACAGCGACAGCAGCGACGCCGAGTCTCTCGACATGGCCCCCAGCGACACGGAACGGACTGAGGGCGCCGAGCGGAGCCTGCCCGCCGCCGGGCTGGGCAAGTCCTCGGGCAGCACCGGCCCgccctccccgccgccgcccgccgccgccagccccgAGCCGCGGAGCGGCCTATAG